Below is a genomic region from Lampris incognitus isolate fLamInc1 chromosome 2, fLamInc1.hap2, whole genome shotgun sequence.
ACATGCATCCCTCTACCTGTAATAGCTAGAGATCAACAGAGATTTTCCCATGGACAAGGATGAGACATGCAACATTTCAAGAATGCCCCCTGGCTGGACACGAGTGGTGAAGCAGCGGAAAGCTGGCAAGACAGCAGGCAAAATGGATGTCTACATCACAAGGTGACTCAGTGTTCTCTAAAAATCTTTTCTGCATGTAACCATAACTCACGACTGAATGCATTGCTGACACAGCTCGATAACTTCACATGGTAACGGATCACTCTGTTGTTGAAGTCCCCAGGGCCAGACCTTCCGGTCCAGAGCATCTCTGCAAGCTTTCCTTCTTAAAGGCGGGAAGGAGGACTTACACATAGACCTCTTCAGTTTCAGCACATGTGAGAGTGACAATATCCCAACTCCACAATTACTCCCACCCAGAATCAAACAAAGTAAGAGAGATAAACTACAAGGTGATGAACAAAAGAAGACAAAAGAGGATGGCTCAGAAATATTACATCCACTTCAGCCTAAATCTAAAAGGGCCTCTTCTTGCAAGCAAAATACAAGTGACAAACTTCCAAAGGCCTCATCAGCCAAGAAGGCCTATCATACATCTTTGATGAAAAGGGAAAACAAAGAAGAAAATATAAGGGGCATTTCAGAAGATGTTATTCATTTTAATACggaaagtaaaaatgagaacaaACAAGTATTAAATGGTCTTAGTGATGAAAGTGATAAGTCTGTTAGGTGCTGCAATCAGACTATGTATTTAACCCCAGCGAATGAGGTCAAATTGGAGAAGAGCCCTCGGAGGAAAGGGCTGCTGAGAGAGAAGCTACTGGCCCTTTCAACTGGTCCAGAGAACACTTCTGATGATCAGCAAGTCATACAGACAGGCTCACAGCCTCCTGTCCCAAGCCTGACTGTTGAGGTAGCCATTAATAGCAAGGGAGTTGGGGAGGGTGAGCAAGACGATGCGCAAAAGCTCTGTGTTGCATCAGAGGGTGAAGCTGAGAGTGATTTGGAAGGAGAGCTAATTAGTTCTGACAACACTGGTGGGCGCTGTTCACCAATGACAGACTCCCAGAATCGTATGTATGATTAACCTTCAATGTGACTGCCTGTCTATACCACAACTTCACTCTACACTTGCATTTTACTCTTTGTACTTCTGAAGTGCAGGTAGATCTACATGCCTAGTATAGTATACATTTGTGTCTTGTTTGTCAGAATCCAGAATTTTGGGAGACAAACGGAAGACCAGTCCTTATTTCAGCAACAAGTCACTGAGAGAAGGTAACGATTAATTATTAAGTGGTATTATGGTAAATGGCAAGAATTTAGTGGTTATTAAGGGTGTGACTCATGTGTTTGCATATGCAACCTTTTATTCTTTGTAGAATGAAAGGAAGTTATGTGAGTTTCACTTCATAAAAACTCTTTGTACTCTTACCTATAGGCTTTAGCCCCCCCAGGAGAAAGGCATTTAAGAAGTGGACCCCTCCTCGTTCCCCCTTTAACCTGGTACAGGAAACCTTGTTCCATGATCCATGGAAGCTACTGGTAGCTACCATCTTTCTGAACAAGACCAGTGGTGAGATCAAATAAACaaggcatgaacaactgcaaatgCATAGGTATTGCAGTatgttgtatgtgtgtatgaatgtgtgcagtATTGGTATCTGATACTATTCAACACTTAGTCATAAGAACGTTATTATAATTTGTTTTGCATTTTCTATATTTTAGGTAAAATGGCCATTCCGGTGCTTTGGCAGTTCTTCGAACGTTACCCATCTGCTGAGCTGACACGGGAGGCTGACTGGAAGCCCATGTCTGAACTTATGAAGCCACTTGGCTTATATCAGCTCAGAGCTAAAATAATAATTCGTTTCTCAGGTGAATATGCGTGTATGCTGTTGATATGTGCTTACATTTCCCTATACCCACAGTATTGGCCAGTAGAAAAATGGTATTTACATATGTCACTACCAATGTCAAGCAGTAGCTgtagcacaaaaaaaaacatcttcacctttttctttttcctcttgcACAGATGAGTATCTTACTAAACAGTGGCGCTACCCCATAGAGCTGCATGGTATTGGGAAGTATGGCAATGACTCCTACCGGATCTTCTGTCTGGGAGAATGGAAAAAGGTGATAACATTTAAAACCATTCTACAATCAGAACATTACTACATAAGGTTTAAAGACTATTCAtctccataaaaaaaaaatctaattttgtGCGCATATATATATTTAAGGTGACCCCTCAAGATCACAAGTTAAACCAATACCATGTTTGGCTGTGGGAGAACCATGAGAAGCTGGGAATTTGAGAAGCTACGAAGTTTGGAGAACTGCAGGGAATACATTCAAGAACTGTTAATTATGTAGCAAAATAGTGGTGTTGAGCTTGATAAACCCTTTCATAGTACACAAAGTGTTATTTTTGTCATCTTGTACAACTGTTTATTCattgatgaataaagtatttttaTGGTTTTACTAATAAATATTCATTGTTGCGTTATTCAGTTAGTCtgttatctatctttctgtcactCAGTTGTGTCTTGGACTTGGACAAAGAGCCAACTTCTGACTGTGTGCCATCAGTGCTTTGTCACTCCTTTGGCTAATGAACATTCCACTCAAGTTCACTGGTGCAAGTCTTTGTTCTTCATGCACAAGCTTTCTGCATTGTTGTGGTGGTGGAGGGTAATATTCCCTAGGCAACTGTTGCCACCGCAAAACACTCAGTGGGTGCATAGGCATGTGGCAGGTTAATGAGCAACTTGTTCGGCGTTGAGAATTATTTTTTCTATTTAGTTACCCACTATGAGCAGATTTGTACATGTGAATTATGATTTCTTTTTGTACATAGAACTGTAGTTAAGAAGAATATTGAACTGTGCGGGGACTCTTTGGAGGATCTCATTGCACTATAACGGGACTCCACCAGCGAATGAACAGGAGAACAGGCTGAACTACACAATGAAACTACGTAAGGAAACATCTTTGTTCAGTGTGCTTGCTTACAAATGTCTGATTTATAGACGAGTTGgccttttttttctcaaaacaACAGCAGGAATCTGTGTGGCTTCCACGCCTATGTCTGTTCCTCACACCGCACTTACTTCTCGCCAGAGTCACCACCTTACGGTGACATCTCTGGCATTGCCCACTATCTCTAACAAATCCCAACCCTGGACAGCCAATCAGGTGAGCCTTGATTCTGGATGGGTCTTAAACCCTGTCTTGCAAACTGTTTAACTTTGCCTTTAGATTACAGAAAAAAAGAAGTCACTTACATAAATCTGACCTTTAGAGTATCCCTAGACTGGACCCTCTACATCCACCTCTGGTTTGCAAACGCACCGTCAGCCTCGAGACACCAGCTGTTCACCACCACAACCACCAAAGGACACTGACCATGCAAAGGAAGGAGCATTACAGGTGGAGTCAGACCAATCAGCCACTAATCAACCTGATTGGTGAAAGCAGAAATTCATGACAATCCAGTCCCACGTTGCATGGGAGATACAGTGATT
It encodes:
- the mbd4 gene encoding methyl-CpG-binding domain protein 4, which gives rise to MDKDETCNISRMPPGWTRVVKQRKAGKTAGKMDVYITSPQGQTFRSRASLQAFLLKGGKEDLHIDLFSFSTCESDNIPTPQLLPPRIKQSKRDKLQGDEQKKTKEDGSEILHPLQPKSKRASSCKQNTSDKLPKASSAKKAYHTSLMKRENKEENIRGISEDVIHFNTESKNENKQVLNGLSDESDKSVRCCNQTMYLTPANEVKLEKSPRRKGLLREKLLALSTGPENTSDDQQVIQTGSQPPVPSLTVEVAINSKGVGEGEQDDAQKLCVASEGEAESDLEGELISSDNTGGRCSPMTDSQNQSRILGDKRKTSPYFSNKSLREGFSPPRRKAFKKWTPPRSPFNLVQETLFHDPWKLLVATIFLNKTSGKMAIPVLWQFFERYPSAELTREADWKPMSELMKPLGLYQLRAKIIIRFSDEYLTKQWRYPIELHGIGKYGNDSYRIFCLGEWKKVTPQDHKLNQYHVWLWENHEKLGI